In Bacteriovorax stolpii, a single genomic region encodes these proteins:
- a CDS encoding DUF1826 domain-containing protein — MNQSINQSSKQLDEIFYILDDNEEKMEFINYIKTLTSHYADISDAPDLGLSLEKVQGDMCKYFHCDMNSLRLVYNLIGPGTLWAYEENVRRENLGKGRNEEVIKNQNQIQQVSPQTITLLKGHAHPTAFNQAIVHASPPVSVTKEKRVLLRIESIF, encoded by the coding sequence ATGAATCAATCAATCAATCAATCAAGCAAGCAACTAGATGAGATTTTCTATATTCTTGACGACAACGAGGAAAAGATGGAATTCATCAATTACATCAAAACTCTGACTTCCCACTATGCAGATATCTCAGATGCTCCCGACCTGGGGCTCAGCCTGGAAAAAGTCCAGGGAGATATGTGTAAGTACTTTCATTGCGATATGAATTCCTTGAGACTTGTCTATAACCTCATCGGACCTGGCACACTTTGGGCCTATGAAGAAAATGTGAGACGTGAAAACTTAGGTAAAGGAAGAAACGAAGAGGTCATTAAAAACCAAAACCAGATCCAACAGGTCTCACCTCAAACGATCACACTTTTAAAAGGTCACGCCCACCCAACGGCTTTCAACCAGGCCATCGTACATGCCTCTCCTCCGGTGTCAGTGACTAAAGAAAAAAGAGTCTTGCTAAGAATCGAATCAATATTCTAA
- a CDS encoding MFS transporter, whose product MIKALKQPQILRLWFGQAFSSIGDEIYRVGLIWLAVGLMGPDTGYLAAGQTASLMLLSFIGGKWADRWNPRRTMMCVDFIRALIVLTPVIVSFFMPTPLALLWVMAFTLAGLSAFFDPATQGLIPILAGSAELMQSTNGLMSTTIRMARMIGPAIVGLLSAFIPMIHFFTIDAVTFCVSAYCVYSLKKYIPPMDYSKMPKSNFKTAVLSGFHLARSVPGMDYVFFSKAVTAGCWNLVIAIGFPLLVHEMSGNDARYFGLVMASYGVGNFIGALYFGNMERKRLWGLYFYGLLFLGTGFILIGLAPNVEWIILASAFAGFFGPMNDLAFIDMLQKKFKVQDLTKMFRLRLASESSMTLIFTLISPWLIRTTSVRTSILIGGGIWLLCAFVGLMMHKSFHKSYQTSQELHS is encoded by the coding sequence ATGATCAAGGCACTAAAACAGCCTCAAATTTTGCGTCTCTGGTTTGGCCAGGCCTTCTCTTCTATTGGCGATGAAATCTATCGCGTAGGTCTCATCTGGCTTGCTGTAGGGCTTATGGGCCCCGACACAGGTTATCTGGCAGCAGGGCAGACTGCTTCACTCATGTTGCTTTCTTTTATTGGTGGCAAGTGGGCCGATCGCTGGAATCCAAGGCGAACAATGATGTGTGTGGATTTTATCCGGGCACTTATTGTTCTGACTCCAGTCATTGTTTCTTTTTTTATGCCCACGCCACTAGCTCTCTTGTGGGTGATGGCCTTTACACTGGCAGGACTCAGCGCTTTTTTTGATCCTGCAACTCAAGGGCTTATTCCAATTCTTGCAGGTAGTGCAGAGTTGATGCAGTCAACGAATGGTTTAATGAGTACAACTATTCGCATGGCCCGCATGATTGGCCCTGCCATTGTGGGGCTCTTATCGGCCTTTATTCCGATGATTCATTTCTTCACTATCGATGCTGTGACATTTTGTGTGTCAGCTTACTGTGTTTATTCCTTAAAGAAATACATCCCGCCGATGGATTACTCAAAAATGCCCAAGAGCAATTTTAAAACGGCCGTGCTTTCAGGTTTCCATTTGGCCCGCAGTGTTCCGGGAATGGATTACGTTTTCTTTTCTAAAGCCGTCACTGCTGGTTGCTGGAACCTGGTTATCGCGATTGGCTTTCCACTCTTAGTGCATGAGATGAGTGGCAATGATGCCCGCTATTTTGGATTAGTCATGGCCTCGTATGGAGTAGGGAATTTTATTGGCGCTCTTTATTTTGGGAATATGGAGAGAAAAAGACTATGGGGGCTTTATTTTTATGGACTGCTCTTTTTAGGAACTGGTTTTATTTTAATTGGCCTTGCTCCTAATGTTGAATGGATTATTCTGGCCTCAGCGTTTGCAGGATTTTTTGGGCCGATGAATGACCTGGCCTTTATTGATATGCTCCAGAAAAAATTTAAAGTGCAGGACCTGACTAAAATGTTTCGACTTCGCCTGGCCTCAGAGTCGAGCATGACTTTGATCTTCACCCTTATTTCGCCTTGGTTGATTCGTACTACTTCGGTTCGCACATCTATTCTTATTGGTGGAGGGATTTGGCTTCTTTGCGCTTTCGTTGGACTCATGATGCATAAAAGTTTTCACAAATCTTATCAAACTTCACAAGAGCTTCATTCATAG
- a CDS encoding CheR family methyltransferase, with protein sequence MMEGQVFDIEVKLFIEAVFMKYKYDFRQYSLASVKRRLSNALITHNIKTISALQEKVLHEPEFFTAILQHMTISTTEMFRDPLYFKAFREKVVPYLKSYPSIKIWVAGCSTGEEAYSFAIILKEEGLLERVMIYATDINPLSLERAQQGIYRLEDIKKYTQNYQEAGGLHSFTNYYTADYNAAAIDPSLKKSIIFADHSLATDSVFSEMQFVSCRNVLIYFDKKLQNRAITLFHDSLSIKGFLGIGSKESLKFSSMSSAFEPWANNERIYRKLK encoded by the coding sequence ATGATGGAAGGACAAGTCTTCGACATTGAAGTGAAGCTTTTTATTGAAGCAGTTTTTATGAAGTACAAGTACGACTTCAGACAATACAGTCTTGCCTCAGTTAAGAGGAGACTTTCCAACGCCCTCATCACTCACAATATAAAAACAATTTCCGCTCTTCAGGAAAAAGTTCTTCATGAGCCGGAGTTTTTCACGGCCATTTTGCAACACATGACCATTTCAACAACTGAAATGTTCAGAGACCCATTATACTTTAAAGCTTTCAGAGAAAAAGTTGTTCCCTACTTGAAGTCTTACCCGTCGATTAAAATCTGGGTCGCAGGCTGCAGCACTGGAGAAGAAGCTTATTCATTTGCTATCATTCTTAAAGAAGAGGGGCTTTTAGAGCGCGTGATGATTTATGCTACCGATATCAATCCACTCTCTCTCGAGAGGGCCCAGCAAGGTATTTACCGACTGGAAGATATCAAAAAGTACACACAGAACTATCAGGAGGCCGGAGGTCTTCATAGTTTTACGAATTACTATACCGCCGACTACAATGCAGCGGCGATTGATCCGTCGTTAAAAAAGAGCATTATCTTCGCTGACCATAGCCTGGCGACAGATTCAGTATTTTCTGAAATGCAGTTTGTTTCATGTCGAAACGTGCTTATTTATTTTGATAAAAAATTACAAAACCGTGCCATTACTCTTTTTCACGACTCTTTGTCGATAAAAGGATTTTTGGGAATTGGTTCTAAAGAAAGTTTAAAATTCTCATCAATGAGCTCGGCCTTCGAGCCATGGGCCAACAATGAGAGAATTTACAGGAAGCTTAAATAA
- a CDS encoding class I SAM-dependent methyltransferase, whose product MIKDVSDTSAWVTYYRVLETQRKDAIFKDPYAKDLLGSEHAEAFAKAHTKVNRWTNWTVVMRTYIIDQMIRDLIARGVTTFINMGAGLDSRPYRMNLDAHINWVEIDFPHIIEHKSKVLGVHTPTCKLERVGMDLANREERRKLLETLASKNERIVVLTEGVLPYLTELQVAELSEDLQAFKSFQYWICEYISPMSYKFLQNPKQMKGLKNSPFQFFPENWRGFFESKGWKLNQERFYYELSEELKRPTPFPLIFKLVAAIKGKEWARPFRKMSGYLLWERDSQEKS is encoded by the coding sequence ATGATTAAAGACGTATCAGATACATCGGCATGGGTGACTTATTACCGCGTACTGGAGACACAGAGAAAAGATGCGATCTTTAAAGACCCATACGCCAAGGATCTTTTAGGGAGTGAGCATGCAGAAGCTTTTGCCAAGGCCCACACGAAAGTCAATAGGTGGACGAATTGGACAGTGGTGATGAGAACTTACATCATTGATCAAATGATCCGCGATTTAATAGCTAGAGGAGTGACCACTTTTATAAATATGGGAGCGGGGCTTGATAGCAGGCCTTATCGCATGAATTTGGACGCTCATATCAATTGGGTTGAAATTGATTTCCCCCATATTATCGAACATAAAAGTAAAGTGCTTGGAGTTCATACGCCAACATGTAAACTGGAAAGAGTTGGAATGGACCTGGCCAATAGAGAGGAGAGAAGGAAGCTTCTGGAAACTCTTGCCTCAAAAAATGAGCGCATTGTTGTTTTAACAGAGGGAGTCCTTCCGTATTTAACTGAACTTCAGGTGGCAGAACTCTCGGAAGATCTGCAGGCCTTTAAAAGTTTCCAGTACTGGATTTGTGAATACATTTCTCCGATGTCTTATAAATTTCTACAAAATCCAAAACAAATGAAAGGTCTTAAAAATTCTCCTTTTCAATTTTTTCCTGAAAACTGGAGAGGTTTTTTTGAGTCAAAAGGATGGAAGTTAAATCAAGAGAGATTTTATTATGAACTTTCTGAAGAACTAAAAAGGCCCACCCCTTTTCCTCTCATATTTAAGCTTGTCGCTGCAATAAAAGGAAAAGAGTGGGCAAGACCATTTAGAAAAATGTCTGGTTATCTCTTATGGGAGAGAGACTCCCAAGAGAAATCCTAG
- a CDS encoding hybrid sensor histidine kinase/response regulator, which yields MSTENTINILIVDDKPENLISLENILQEEDVNIYKAQSGVEALELLLVHGFALAILDVQMPEMNGFELAELMRGKEKTKSIPIIFVTAGAIDAQHTFMGYDAGAVDFLYKPLDIRIVKSKVKVFKELEKQKLIIQNQIDQLSQALKWRDDFLSIASHELKTPITSLRLQNQLAMRNYEKMDMKAFTSEKLKKIFTNSGKQLDKLTHLIDDLLDATKIRAGTLTVEPIKANFATLMTEVLDRYSDQLAAMRSIKIDIQDPVMVYCDPFRAEQVVVNLLSNAFKYAPGSNLEINLKQEGTSAILKIKDEGPGIPKEKLLSVFERFKRGSNSEHVSGLGLGLYIAKQIMDAHRGAIAIESNLGKGTMFIVSFPAVSE from the coding sequence ATGAGTACTGAAAACACCATCAACATCCTTATTGTCGACGACAAACCTGAAAACTTGATTTCTTTGGAAAACATTCTTCAGGAAGAAGATGTTAACATCTACAAAGCTCAGTCTGGAGTCGAGGCCCTTGAACTGCTTTTGGTTCACGGTTTTGCTCTTGCTATCCTCGATGTTCAAATGCCGGAAATGAACGGCTTTGAGCTGGCAGAATTGATGCGTGGGAAAGAAAAAACCAAATCGATTCCTATCATCTTTGTGACCGCTGGAGCTATTGATGCCCAACACACTTTCATGGGATACGATGCCGGTGCCGTAGATTTCTTATACAAGCCTCTGGACATCAGAATTGTAAAAAGTAAGGTGAAGGTTTTTAAAGAACTCGAAAAACAAAAGCTCATTATTCAAAACCAAATTGACCAACTCTCGCAGGCACTTAAGTGGCGCGATGATTTCCTCTCTATTGCTTCTCACGAATTAAAGACGCCGATCACTTCTCTTCGCCTGCAAAACCAACTGGCGATGAGAAATTATGAAAAGATGGACATGAAAGCTTTTACTTCTGAAAAGCTTAAAAAGATTTTCACGAACTCAGGTAAGCAGCTCGATAAGCTTACCCACCTGATCGATGACCTGCTGGATGCCACAAAAATCCGTGCAGGAACTCTGACAGTGGAGCCTATTAAAGCAAACTTCGCAACTCTTATGACTGAAGTGCTTGACCGCTACTCTGACCAGCTGGCGGCCATGAGATCTATTAAGATTGATATCCAAGACCCGGTCATGGTTTATTGTGACCCTTTTAGGGCCGAGCAAGTTGTGGTGAACCTTTTATCTAATGCTTTTAAATATGCTCCGGGATCTAACCTTGAAATCAACTTGAAACAAGAGGGCACCAGTGCCATCTTGAAAATCAAAGATGAAGGCCCGGGAATTCCAAAAGAAAAACTTCTAAGCGTTTTTGAACGTTTTAAAAGAGGTAGCAACAGTGAACATGTCAGTGGTTTGGGATTAGGTCTCTACATTGCCAAGCAGATCATGGATGCTCATCGCGGGGCGATTGCCATAGAAAGCAACTTAGGTAAAGGAACAATGTTCATTGTCTCTTTCCCTGCTGTTAGCGAGTAA
- a CDS encoding FHA domain-containing protein, with the protein MSIHIAFYQGEMKLTTVELKKKTYLGRSQENDIAIDDPSLSSTHCMIEIDPNNFIQVYDLNSKNGIHFGGKRVASHTLLVDQRLYFGSHHIMIEKQFLTPEEAQRLRA; encoded by the coding sequence ATGTCTATTCATATTGCTTTTTATCAAGGCGAGATGAAGCTCACTACTGTTGAGCTAAAAAAGAAAACTTATCTTGGCCGTAGCCAGGAAAATGATATTGCTATTGATGATCCTAGCCTTTCTTCAACTCATTGTATGATTGAGATTGATCCCAATAATTTTATTCAAGTCTATGACCTCAATTCAAAAAACGGAATCCATTTTGGCGGCAAACGTGTCGCTTCTCATACTTTGCTCGTGGATCAGCGTTTATATTTTGGTTCGCACCACATCATGATAGAAAAGCAGTTTTTGACTCCCGAAGAGGCCCAACGTTTACGCGCGTAA
- a CDS encoding chemotaxis protein CheB, which produces MKHHKPHIKAIFVGASAGGVTALNALFKSLPENFTIPMIVVLHLGEHQFIPNAFYAPPGITLKEADEKEPIMPRHIYFAPADYHLLVEHDFTFSLSTEEKVQYARPSLDITMETAAEAYKSSLLGIVLTGANEDGAHGLWTIKQFKGLAITQDPRDAEYPTMPQAAFNKAKADYVMSIKEMSTFLAGLEGTL; this is translated from the coding sequence ATGAAACACCACAAGCCTCATATTAAGGCCATTTTTGTCGGTGCTTCTGCCGGAGGTGTGACTGCGCTCAATGCACTTTTTAAAAGTCTTCCGGAAAATTTCACCATTCCCATGATCGTTGTCCTTCACTTAGGTGAACACCAGTTCATCCCTAATGCTTTTTATGCCCCCCCTGGAATAACGCTCAAAGAAGCTGATGAAAAAGAGCCTATTATGCCTAGGCATATTTATTTTGCACCGGCCGATTATCACCTTCTGGTTGAGCACGATTTCACTTTCAGTCTTTCTACAGAAGAAAAAGTCCAGTATGCCCGCCCCTCTCTCGACATTACCATGGAGACAGCAGCAGAAGCTTATAAGAGCTCTCTTTTGGGAATTGTTCTTACAGGTGCTAATGAGGATGGAGCTCATGGTTTATGGACCATTAAACAATTTAAAGGACTCGCGATCACTCAAGACCCTCGCGATGCTGAATACCCGACAATGCCTCAAGCGGCATTTAATAAGGCCAAAGCGGATTATGTCATGTCGATTAAAGAAATGAGCACTTTCCTGGCCGGATTAGAAGGAACATTATGA
- a CDS encoding response regulator, which translates to MKHAIDPNTFKRFSTRTVVIPVVGSFILSGIFVYIIFQLLSANHLVVQSARVLRQVNENMKLMVNAETGVRGYLLTGDESYLEPYNTTIKRGPEQFSKLIAMTEDNLGQTNRAKDMQIAFNAWNEYGAKAIELRRTNKDIEKILPAIEGKKRMDAIRAIFTRFDEVETIIRDKRNQETQETIKLALSVILGCSLIGGIAIAIFTRRQLTSLSSTYNNVIQKQVEQNQVLEAQEWIQTGKTELMDSISGDISVEELSNKVLKYLCNRLDGKVGALYNAESGMLRRTGTYAFTKDPETAIVKFGEGLVGQTALERRLMVISDIPEQYLSVSSTIMTAKPNQIVLLPLIAEKTIKGVLEIGFLGRVSDRVLEYLDEVADSIAIALRSAEYRATLNNLLEESQRQTEELQAQQEELQANNEELEEQTNALKESQLKLELQQSELEQTNQQLAKQSIELENQADEVNRKNEELRQAQLRLEHKARELEQSSQYKSQFLANMSHELRTPLNSTLILSQLLLEDKRQRLGEEEKEFAQTIFSSSNDLLNLINDILDLSKVEAGKIDLEPEDIILKDFSDSIERLFRPMAQNKSIDFKINIAPGTPASIFQDRQRLEQILKNLVSNAIKFTDKGSVTIRIMIKNGRIEFSVIDTGIGIPFEQQEIIFDAFKQADGTTSRRFGGTGLGLTISKDLAKLLGGTISVSSEPGKGSIFTLNLPEKHDVDALSEATLPSRLEKSVIAPTPVITPKTKEPLPPMEYKPLPFEDDRNRINDKIKILLVVEDDTNFSKILYDLGHELKFNCLVAQTADEALRTAEEFLPQAILLDMHLPDRSGLTVIDDLKNNPKTSHIPIHIISALDHANMALKMGAVGYLKKPVSINDIKMAISKMEEKLTHGLKKVLVVEDNKVQRESIKELIQDKTVEVIMAENATSALESLKKHSFDCMILDLNLPGMTGYELLEKMTATEGIYSPPVIVYTGKDLSKTEEQKLQRYSQSIILKGAHSPERLFSEVSLFLHQVEDKLPKDRQKMLQKLRSREKIFEGKKILLADDDVRNIFALSAALEGQGAVIETARNGKEALDKVKSDLGIDLVLMDIMMPEMDGYTATREIRKDQRFAKLPIIAVTAKAMADDQEKCREAGANDYLAKPVDLNKLLSLLRVWMPQNGRI; encoded by the coding sequence ATGAAACACGCAATTGATCCAAACACTTTCAAACGCTTTAGTACTCGCACCGTTGTTATTCCAGTTGTCGGCTCCTTTATCCTTTCAGGAATTTTTGTCTATATCATCTTCCAACTTTTATCGGCCAATCACTTAGTTGTTCAAAGTGCCCGTGTCTTAAGACAGGTCAATGAGAATATGAAATTGATGGTTAATGCAGAAACTGGAGTGAGAGGATATTTACTCACGGGAGATGAATCTTATCTCGAGCCTTACAATACAACTATTAAAAGAGGGCCTGAGCAATTCAGCAAACTGATTGCAATGACCGAGGATAATTTAGGTCAAACCAACCGTGCTAAAGACATGCAGATTGCTTTTAATGCCTGGAACGAATACGGTGCCAAGGCGATTGAATTAAGACGCACCAACAAGGACATTGAAAAAATTCTTCCGGCCATTGAAGGTAAAAAACGCATGGATGCCATCCGTGCTATCTTCACCCGTTTTGATGAAGTTGAAACTATTATTCGTGATAAAAGAAATCAGGAGACTCAGGAAACAATCAAACTAGCTCTCTCTGTTATCCTTGGTTGTAGTCTTATTGGTGGAATCGCTATTGCTATTTTTACCAGAAGACAACTGACCTCCCTCTCTTCGACATACAACAACGTTATCCAAAAACAAGTTGAACAAAACCAGGTCCTGGAAGCGCAGGAATGGATTCAAACTGGAAAGACTGAATTAATGGACAGTATCAGTGGGGATATTTCAGTTGAAGAACTTTCAAATAAAGTTCTTAAGTATCTCTGCAATCGTCTCGATGGAAAAGTCGGAGCACTTTATAATGCTGAATCAGGGATGCTGCGTAGAACGGGCACCTATGCTTTTACCAAAGACCCGGAAACCGCCATTGTTAAATTTGGTGAAGGCCTTGTGGGACAAACTGCTCTTGAGAGACGCCTTATGGTGATCTCTGATATCCCTGAGCAATACCTGAGTGTCTCTTCAACAATCATGACTGCAAAACCAAATCAAATTGTTTTGCTGCCACTTATCGCAGAAAAAACAATTAAAGGTGTTTTGGAAATCGGGTTCCTTGGGCGTGTTTCTGACAGAGTACTGGAGTACTTAGACGAAGTCGCTGACAGCATCGCTATCGCTCTTCGCTCTGCTGAGTACCGCGCGACCTTAAATAATCTATTGGAAGAATCACAAAGACAAACAGAAGAGCTTCAGGCGCAACAAGAAGAACTTCAGGCCAATAACGAAGAGCTGGAAGAGCAAACCAATGCACTTAAAGAGTCTCAGTTAAAACTTGAATTGCAGCAGTCTGAACTTGAACAAACGAACCAGCAACTGGCAAAGCAAAGTATTGAGCTTGAAAATCAGGCCGATGAAGTCAATCGCAAAAACGAAGAGCTTCGTCAGGCACAGTTAAGACTTGAGCACAAGGCCCGCGAGCTGGAACAATCTAGCCAATACAAGAGTCAGTTCCTGGCCAATATGTCCCACGAGTTAAGGACGCCGCTAAACAGTACACTTATTCTTTCTCAGCTTCTCCTTGAAGATAAACGTCAAAGACTGGGCGAAGAAGAAAAAGAATTTGCTCAAACGATCTTCTCTTCGAGCAATGATCTACTCAACCTGATCAATGACATTCTTGATCTTTCAAAAGTTGAGGCCGGAAAAATTGACCTTGAACCAGAAGATATTATCTTAAAGGATTTCTCTGACAGCATAGAAAGGCTGTTTAGGCCAATGGCCCAAAATAAGAGTATTGATTTCAAAATCAATATTGCTCCAGGCACTCCTGCTTCTATTTTCCAGGACCGCCAGAGATTAGAACAAATCTTAAAGAACTTAGTATCAAACGCGATTAAGTTCACCGACAAAGGCTCAGTTACAATTCGTATCATGATAAAAAATGGACGCATCGAATTTTCAGTCATCGATACAGGAATTGGTATTCCATTCGAACAACAAGAAATTATCTTTGATGCTTTCAAGCAGGCAGACGGGACAACCAGCCGCCGCTTTGGCGGAACAGGTCTGGGGCTTACTATCTCTAAAGACCTGGCAAAACTTTTGGGTGGCACGATTTCCGTCAGCAGTGAACCTGGAAAAGGAAGTATCTTCACACTTAATCTTCCAGAAAAGCACGATGTCGATGCTCTTTCAGAAGCAACTCTTCCGTCGCGTTTAGAAAAATCCGTTATCGCACCTACTCCAGTCATTACTCCAAAAACGAAAGAGCCTCTTCCTCCAATGGAATACAAGCCTCTTCCTTTTGAGGATGATAGAAATAGAATCAACGATAAAATTAAAATCCTTTTAGTGGTTGAAGACGACACTAACTTCTCTAAGATTTTATACGACCTCGGGCATGAACTAAAATTCAATTGTCTTGTGGCGCAGACTGCAGATGAAGCGCTCAGAACGGCAGAAGAATTCTTACCTCAAGCGATTCTGCTTGATATGCATCTGCCGGACAGAAGCGGTCTGACTGTTATTGATGATTTAAAAAACAATCCAAAAACCAGTCATATCCCTATTCACATTATCTCTGCTTTAGACCATGCCAATATGGCGCTTAAAATGGGGGCCGTTGGTTACCTGAAAAAACCGGTTTCAATCAACGACATCAAAATGGCCATTTCCAAAATGGAAGAAAAACTCACTCATGGGCTAAAGAAAGTTCTGGTGGTTGAAGACAATAAAGTTCAAAGAGAAAGCATTAAAGAACTTATTCAAGACAAGACGGTCGAAGTTATTATGGCAGAAAATGCGACAAGCGCTCTTGAATCTCTAAAGAAGCATTCATTCGACTGTATGATTTTAGATTTAAATCTTCCAGGTATGACAGGATATGAACTCTTGGAAAAAATGACTGCTACTGAAGGCATCTACTCGCCTCCGGTTATTGTCTACACAGGAAAAGACCTTTCTAAAACTGAAGAGCAAAAGCTACAAAGATACTCCCAGTCCATTATTTTAAAAGGTGCTCACTCTCCGGAAAGACTTTTCAGTGAAGTCAGTCTCTTCCTTCACCAGGTTGAAGATAAACTTCCTAAAGATCGCCAGAAGATGCTGCAAAAACTTCGTAGCAGAGAAAAAATCTTTGAAGGAAAAAAGATCCTCCTGGCCGATGATGACGTCAGAAATATCTTTGCCCTAAGTGCTGCTCTTGAAGGACAAGGTGCAGTTATTGAAACAGCAAGAAACGGAAAAGAGGCCCTGGATAAGGTGAAAAGCGACCTGGGAATTGACCTGGTGTTAATGGATATCATGATGCCTGAAATGGACGGATACACGGCCACTAGAGAAATCAGAAAAGATCAACGATTCGCGAAACTTCCGATCATTGCCGTTACTGCTAAAGCGATGGCCGATGATCAGGAGAAATGCCGCGAGGCCGGCGCCAATGACTACCTGGCAAAGCCGGTTGATTTAAACAAACTCCTTTCTCTTTTAAGAGTGTGGATGCCGCAAAACGGACGAATATAA
- a CDS encoding DUF2239 family protein has product MTIQEKITFTAFNGHTLLCQGDLSEVVLEVKKFIGKASNSSILIFSDATGKTIDFNFHGTKQEIMKRLEVYTSPGSLDSSGPGRPKLGVVSREVSLLPRHWEWLATQRGGASATLRTLVDEAIKKAANTQSIKQIQDRAYQIMMILAGDLQGYEEALRAMYKKDRKAFYKHIETWPIDVINYLIQSTKPIFEDAK; this is encoded by the coding sequence ATGACAATTCAAGAAAAAATCACATTCACAGCGTTTAATGGCCACACTTTACTTTGCCAGGGAGATCTCTCGGAAGTCGTTCTCGAGGTAAAAAAGTTTATTGGCAAAGCTTCCAACAGCTCCATCTTGATTTTCAGTGACGCCACTGGGAAGACCATTGATTTTAACTTTCATGGAACCAAACAGGAAATCATGAAGCGTCTTGAGGTTTACACTTCCCCAGGAAGTCTGGATTCATCGGGGCCGGGGAGACCGAAGTTAGGAGTGGTTTCAAGAGAAGTCTCTCTTCTTCCCCGTCATTGGGAATGGTTGGCCACTCAAAGAGGAGGGGCATCGGCAACCTTGCGCACTTTAGTGGACGAGGCGATTAAAAAAGCGGCGAACACTCAAAGTATCAAACAAATTCAGGATCGCGCTTATCAGATCATGATGATTCTTGCGGGAGACTTGCAGGGTTATGAAGAAGCTCTGAGGGCGATGTATAAAAAAGACCGTAAGGCATTCTATAAACATATCGAGACCTGGCCGATTGATGTCATTAATTACTTGATTCAATCAACCAAACCTATTTTTGAGGATGCAAAATGA
- a CDS encoding SEC-C metal-binding domain-containing protein — MNSTKEQEKVSEEAKAHDHGHVHIHGPHCNHHHHEPLKPIMRDQPKVGRNDPCTCGSQKKFKKCCGA, encoded by the coding sequence ATGAATTCAACTAAAGAACAAGAAAAAGTCTCTGAAGAGGCTAAAGCGCATGACCATGGTCACGTTCATATTCACGGACCTCATTGCAATCACCACCATCATGAGCCTTTAAAGCCGATCATGCGTGATCAACCGAAAGTCGGTCGCAATGATCCTTGCACATGTGGAAGTCAGAAGAAATTCAAGAAGTGTTGTGGAGCTTAA
- a CDS encoding chemotaxis protein CheX — MEFNRNALIIDSSNEDRELLKDKLLKASAKKIIVFSLNGRQKLTELTAQHKIKCLYINANIGKKDLFFILKYFSMLREKDGIETAIFIACDDYELLQEITNEFNLKNTQFLHMPLDTEDLVKKIQIATLGKVEAVAKKASSDPLNIDLEFVNVFITNTKKVLTDMAQIKELTHSAPMLMSNLKEPLNIAISSKILISSTYFKGSYYIAFPEETFLALYNVVVQEAQSKITDENKDFASELANIIYGQCKKKFSDDGLNLEMVIPSLHLGEIQYKVVIVIPFSCDLGKFYLAVAPGLI, encoded by the coding sequence ATGGAATTCAATAGAAATGCCCTCATCATCGACAGTTCCAATGAGGATAGAGAGCTTTTAAAAGATAAACTTCTCAAGGCAAGTGCAAAAAAAATTATCGTCTTTTCACTAAACGGACGTCAAAAGCTTACTGAACTGACAGCTCAACACAAAATCAAATGCCTTTACATCAATGCAAACATAGGGAAAAAAGATTTATTCTTTATTCTTAAATACTTTTCAATGCTAAGAGAAAAGGATGGAATTGAAACGGCCATCTTCATCGCCTGTGACGATTACGAACTCCTGCAGGAAATTACGAACGAATTCAATCTCAAAAACACGCAGTTCCTGCACATGCCTTTAGACACTGAAGACCTGGTTAAAAAGATACAAATCGCCACACTTGGAAAAGTTGAAGCCGTGGCCAAAAAGGCAAGCTCTGATCCTCTCAATATCGATCTTGAGTTCGTGAATGTCTTTATCACTAACACTAAAAAAGTTTTAACAGACATGGCACAAATCAAAGAACTCACTCACTCTGCCCCAATGCTCATGTCCAATCTCAAAGAGCCACTGAATATCGCAATCTCATCAAAGATCTTAATCTCTTCGACTTACTTTAAAGGTAGCTATTATATCGCCTTCCCAGAAGAGACTTTCCTTGCACTATACAACGTCGTCGTACAAGAAGCTCAAAGCAAAATTACCGATGAAAACAAAGACTTTGCCAGCGAGCTCGCCAACATCATCTACGGGCAATGTAAGAAGAAATTCTCAGACGATGGTCTCAACCTGGAGATGGTCATCCCTTCACTTCACCTTGGTGAAATCCAATACAAGGTTGTCATTGTTATCCCTTTCTCGTGTGATCTGGGGAAGTTTTATCTTGCGGTGGCGCCGGGGTTAATTTAA